ACAttcttgaatttcttcacactctctcacacacaacccttacattatttccacctaaatacagggtatctaattgctaaattacaagcaaatttggcacgaaataaagccaacacatgattgaataaattcaaccaaaCATATACTTCTCAAAACATGGAATTCGTTAATGAAACTCTTGGAAGCACCTCGTTGTTGAaggtttaatactttaattgcaaaaaattctCCATTTTTAGAAAGAACTCCTTTGTATACAGAGCTAAAGCTACCCAAACCaatcaaatttttctttcaaaacccTTTTGTTGATTCTAGGAGTTTTGCATAAGATATGGGTAATTGCCAAAGGAAGATGTAGTTGATGCTCTCTCTCTTAAACTTTTTACAACAGAACATGTACGagaaaaatacaatagaaaaAGTACAAATATGATTATACTAGTGATGGGAATTAATATTTTAAGTGAAAGAAGCTTCTTGTGCAAATGATGATTTTTCCTTGATCATGTAGATAAATGTAATTCTTTGAAACCACCACATAGCTTATCATTTCCAAAGATTGAAATTGCACTTGCATTTGCAAAAATTCCTTCATTTGGCATTTCACCTTCAAAATTATTATAAGAAATATTGAGACGCTTAAATGACAAAAGCATGCTAAGAAATTTGGGAATATGCCCAGACAAGTTATTATGCGAAAGATCTATATCTTCTAAACCTCTTAAGGTCTTCAAAGATTCGGGAATTGCTCCCTCAAATGAATTACCCTCCCAATACAAGCGCTCTAAACTAAGACAAGTCTCAAGGGTGGTGGGAATTTCACCTGATAATCTATTCATTGAGAGATCTAACTCACCAAGAAGTCTTAAGTTGCCCACTTGAAATGGCAATGCACctatcaaaaaattatgaaacatgaccaaagaaattgaaaggGATGAAAGACCAATAACTTGTTTTGATATCATGCCATTGAGATTGTTACTATAAAGGTTTAGTATAAGCAATTTTTTGCAGTTTCCAAGATTTAGGGGTATACTACCCTCAAATTTGTTTTCTTCCAAATAGAGCCTTGTTAATGCAGTTAAGTTACCCAAGGAGGAAGGGATTAGCCCTGAAAATTCAttatcattcaattctaatCTTTCTAAGTTCCGAAGCTTCCCAAGAATATTTGGTAGAGGACCTCCCAAATAGTTACCTTCTAATCCCAACAAGTTTAAGTTAACAAGGTTCCTAATCCTAATAGGGATGCTACCATGGATCATATTTGAACCCATAGAAAGAGATTTTAGTTGCGTGGAGGTTGGCTATGAAGTTAGGCAATATCCCTCCAAACTGATTTTGAGCAAAACTCAAGACCTCCAAACTGGTACAATTAGCAAAGTTATTGAGAAAATTCAGGTCACTGAACCAAATTTCCAAATTACCTTTTACACGCAGAATTGAAGGAGGAAAACTTCCTCAGTTGTTCACTCAGCCAACATTTACCATGTATAATAGTAGAACAGATCCTGTGGAGTATGTGAGCCACTTCAACCAGAGGATGGTTGTTCACTCCAAGAATGAAGCCTTGATGTGTACGGTGTTCCCATCCAGTTTGGGGCTTGTGgcaatgaggtggtttgatggcCTAGGGGAAGGCTCCATTAATTCCTTTAAGGAGCTTACTAGGGCGTTTGGAGCTCGTTTTGTCACTTGCAAcagggttcctcggccttttGACTCTTTGTTGTCCATGACCATGTGGGAAAGGGAGACCCTAAAACATATTATGACAGGTACTAGGAGATGTTTAACGAGATTGATGGAAATTTCAATGACGTGGCCATAAGGACCTTTAAGGTCGGCCTACCCGTcgagcatgatttgagaaagTCTCTAACAAGGAAGCCTGTTAGGAGTGTGCATCAGCTCATGGATCGTTTTGACGAGTATAAGTGGGTCGAGGAGGATCAATAACAAGGAAAGGGAAAGGCTAAGGTGATCCCCCAAAAGcagagggatttcaggtcggacaaGCACAATAACAGCCGACCTTGGAGAGATTTTGTTGGACACCCTAGTTTGGCTGCCACTCAGGTGGTTAGTACTATATTTCGAGAACTTGTGCACTAggttttagaaaaaattaagaatgagccatactttaagtggccaaataagatgggagGAGACCCCATGAAACATAATCAGAGTTTTCATTGTCAATACCACTAGGAACGAGGGCACACTATTGAGGATTGCAAGACTTTATGGAGTCATCTGGAGCAATTAGTGCAGGTGGGGAAGTTGAAACAATTTCTGTATCAGCCCAATGGGCAAGGTAGTCAGGCTGGGTCAAGAGCACAAagagatgcttcttcaagaccccTGCTGGGTACGATTAGCGTGATCCTTGCTACTTTGGGAAGGACTGGCTCCTTTCTATCCAGGGTGATGTCCATAGATCGACCATTTGTCGAGGACTTGATTCCTGATCCGAAGAGGAGTAGAGTGAAGGTCTGACTAGCCTTGAACTTTTCCGATGAAGATAAAGTTGGAATCTCACAACCATATGATGATGCTCTAGTGGTTACCCTAAGGATTGGGGGATACAATGTGAAGAGGGTGCTGGTAGGTCAGGGCAGCAATGCAGAAATCATGTACCCTGATTTATACAGGGGGCTTAGATTGAGACTGAAGGACCTAACCTGCTACAACTCCCCCTTGGTAGGTTTCGACAGGAAGACTATTATCCCAAAGGGTCAAATCAAACTACTTGTGTAGGCAGGATTAGAAGTGGTGGAGGTAGATTTCATTGTGGTGGATGCGTACTCCTCTTGCACTGCCATTGCGGCAAGGCCTTGGCTTCATGCCATGGGGGTTGTTTCTTCCACCCTACATTTgaaggtgaagtatccatcTGGGGGCTAGGTCGAGGAGCTGGTGGGGAGTTAGTCTATGGCCAAGCAGTGCTTGGTGACCGTAATTAGACATCAAACTAGAGGTGAGTCCTCGACCTCTGTCGGCCGGGatttatagcaatcaaaggTGCCAATGTTGTCCATGGATGTAGTGGTAGAAGGGGCAAAGTGTGAGCAGCTTGAAAAAGTTGTTATCAGTGACGATAAGGAGAAGTTCTTTTAGGTTGGAGTTCAACTGCCTCCTCGGGAGAGGTAAGAGCTGAttgattttcttggaaaaaatattgatgtatTTGCGTGGAGCGCCTACGAGGCCCCTATGGTGGATCCAAATTTCATTTGCCATCGTTTAAACGTCAATAAATTTGCCATCcccaagaagcaaccacctTGGCGCTCATCTAGGGAACATTCTGAGGTTGTTATGGGGGAAGTGCTCAAGCTTAAGCGGGCTGGGGCCATAAAGGAGGTATTTTACCCCAAGTGGCTGGCCAACATAgtggtggtaaaaaagaaaactgggAAGTGGCGAGTATGTGTAGACTTTATAGATTTAAATAAAGCTTGCCCAAAGGACCCTTTTCCCTTGCCTTGGATAGATCAATTAGTGGACACAACtgtaggccatcctcggatgagctttcTGGACGCCTttcagggctatcatcagataccactAGCTCTGgatgatcaggaaaagactGCTTTTCTTACACCCATTTGGAATTACTATTACAAAGTAATGCCCTTTGGATTGAAAAATGCAGGGTCTACCTACTAGAGGATGATAACAAGGATGTTTGAGCCTtagttggccaaaaatattgaggtgtatatagatgatatggtggtaaagagtaaagTGGAGTCCGAGCATATAGATCACCTTAGGAATATTTTCGAGATACTGAGGAAACACAAATTGCGCCTTAATGGCGCTAAATATTCTTTTGGCATAGGTTTTGGCAAGTTTTTAGGTTATATGGTTACCCATCGTGGAATTGAAGCTGACCTTAATTAGATTAGAGCAATTAACAACCTGCAGCCTCCTCgaaatcccaaagaggtccagaagttGACAAGAATGACTGTCGCTTTGGATCGATTCATTTCTCGGTCAGCAAACAGGTGTAGGCCCTTCTTCCAGTTGTTGCATAAGTagaagggatttgaatggataGAGAAATGTTCCTCGGCCTTCTAGCGATTGAAGGAATATCTTTGTTGGCCACCTATTATGTCCAAAcctgaggaggaggaggttcTATTTGCTTAAATTGCTGTAGCCTGACATGCAGTAAGTCTTGTACTGATATGGGTTGATGATGGAGTGTAGATActagtttattatgtgagcaaatcattacataAGGTAGAGATTCACTATTTACCATTGGAGAAGGCTATCTTGGCAGTAGTGCATGCTGCACAgaagctccctcattacttCCAGGCTCACATTGTTATGGTTCTAACCCAATTCCCTCTTCAATCACTGCTTTAGAAAGTTGATTACACAGGGAGGATTGCAAAATGGGGAACGATCCTAGGAGCTTTCAATATTAAGTATATGCCTCGCGCTTCTATAAAGGGCCAGGTCCTTATAGATTTGGTGGCTGAGTTCGTTGAGCCTTCATTAGAAGAAAATGGTGAAAGGCcgaacatggatgaaaaatcagttGGGATGATCTCCTTACAGGAACCTCTATCTTGGGAGGTATATGTTGATGGTGCAGCAAATCAAAGGAGATCTGGAGTGGTGCTAGTTATAGTATCTCCTAAAAAGATCATCATTAAGAAATCCTTAAGGCTGGGCTTTTCAGCCATGAACAATGAGGTTGAGTACGAGACTTTGTTGGTGGGAATGGTTGTGGTTCAGAAAATGGGAGGAAGAACAGTGGAGATATTTTATGATTCGAGATTGGTTGTAGGCCAAGTGAAGGGAGAACTAGAAGCCAGGGATGTGAGAATGCAGGATTATTTGAATCAAGTTAGGCACTTGCAATCAGGGTTTGAATCTTTCTCCTTACAACAAATCCCAAGGAGCAGAAACATGCATGCTAACTCTCTTGTCACTCTTGCAACCTCCTCAGTGCGAAGTTTACCTCAGGTTATCCAGGTTGAAGATCTATGCAAGCCTACTGAGATGAAAGGGGAGAGGGTCCTTATTCACCAAATTAGGGTGGGgcctagttggatggatcctatTGTGCCATTTCTTAAGGATGACATCTTGCCCGAGGAGAAGGGGGAGGCTGATAAAGTGCGAAGAaaagctcctcggttctggttgTCCGAGGATCAAAAGTTATACAAGCGCTCTTTTTTTAGGCCATATTTGCTATGCATTTTTGCTATGCATTCATCTTGAGGTAGTGGAACCACTCTTAGAAGAGTTAcacgaagggatttgtggaagtcatacaggGGGCAGATTGCTGTCTCATAGGGCCCTcacccaagggtattggtggccaaCTATGTAAAAGGAAACACacgaatatgtgaagaagtgtgaccaatgtcaGAGATATACCCTAAATATTCATCAGCCAGGGGGTGTCCTCAATCCTTTGTCTAGCCCTTGACCTTTTGCTTAGTAGGGGGCCCTTCCTTAAAGCAGTGGGAAATAGGAAGTGGCTGTTGGTCGAcattgattacttcaccaagtgggttgaagctgagcccCTGGTAAATATCAGAGATATGGATGCCAAGAGATTTatgtggaaaaatattgtcactcggTTTGGGATCCCTTATACCCTTGTCTCGAACAATGAgcttcaatttgatagcaaaacTTTCAAGAAGTACTGTTGTGAATTGGGGATTGAGAATAAGTACTCCACTCTAGCCTATCCACAGGGGAATGGATAGGCCGAGgctgtcaataaggtcatagtgaatggaaTTAAGAAGAggttgggtaaattaatatttttgattACTTGTGTgaatattaaatagaaccttggtcatgcttggtttctcggaccacataccttgggtaaattaatattcttgattacttgtttgaatattaactagaaccttggtcatgtctAGTTTCTCGGACcatataccttgggtaaattaatattcttgatTACTTGTGTGAACTTTAAACAGATTTTTGgtcatgccttgggtaaattaacgcCTCAATTAAGTTCTCTAaggttaaatagaaccttggcCATGCCTAGTCCCTCGAACCCATGCCTTGGGCAAATTAATGCCTCAATTAAATTCTccaagagttaaacagaaccttggccATGCCTGATCCCTCGGACCCAGgcattgggtaaattaacacctCTCAAGTTCACCAAGGATGGGACCTCGGCATATTCATCAACCTAAGAAAACGAGGACTTACCCTGGGTTTTGGTTAAAGAATTTTGAAGGTGCATTCATAAGGTTCATTCATAAGGTACTcttaaaatatgagttttattatacaaattttagtaCCAACACCTagttatttttcttattatttacgTGGGCTCAATTtacttaatttaataataattcattaCTGTTAGCTTTTTGTTAAGATATGAGTTTTCACCCTTAGAAGCTTCATTAATCTAACCTCTGATCAAAAGATAGAACAGTTACCACAACCAATTAGAGATAAATATTGcaaaaaggagaaaaacaaAGGTTCATTTGCCATAAAACAAAAGTCGATATATTTTCATTGATCAAGAGGGGAGGTAAATCTTAGACATGGCAAActgccaccaaaaaaaaaaaaaaaaaaaaaaaaaaaagaggaaaaaagagaatAGAAAGGTCCTAAGTTAAGCCTTGGCTGGAGGAGAGTCTTCTTTGTTGCTGAGCTGGGAGACAAGATGGTTAGTAGCCTTGGGAGCAGCTTCCTTTGCTTTGGGAGCAGCATCCTTGGCCTAGGGAGCAGCTTCCTTTGTCTTGGAAGCAGCATCCTTAGCCTTGGGAGCAGCTTCTGGGCCCTTGGTCTCTGATAGGGGCTTGGCCTCCTTACCTTTGCCCTTGTCCTTCGGCCGAGAACTACCCTGGCCAGCTTCCTTACCCTTGGCCACCTCCACCCCTTGGCATTGGTCACCGGCCTTACCAGACCCTTTGGAGATCTTAGGGGAGGAAGAGAGGTTTGGGTGGTAGAGAGCTACTCATGTGCAGTTGTCGTAGGGGTAGCATTTGCTCCAGGGCCCAGAAGTGCTGCTGGAGCTTCGTGGAGGTCTTGGGGATAATAGATATTTTCAGCCTTTCTCCACTCCGAAGCAGAAGGAATTCTGGCCAAGTTGAGTGCCTCTGTCCACACCTCATGGTAGTATTCCTTGTAGACCTCAGCCAACTCCTCTGTTAGGCGGGCCTTAGTCTCCTACACCCCAAGGTTGTAGAATTTCTGCTTCGAAGCCTTCGCAGCTTCCTTAGCCTCCCGAGCAGCCTCCTTGGCCTTTCCTAACTTCGCCTTCAGATCCAAAACCTGATATTTTGTCATGGCCAGCTCTATCTAAGCATAGTAGAGCTTTTTGCGCTGCTCCTCAGCTTAATCCTGAGTGTTCTTCAGGCCTGCCATAATGCTCTTTTGCCCCCTCTCCTCAGCAGTTAACTTTGCAGTGAGCTCCTGGTTCTTCTGCTCAGCTGCACCCAAGGCCTTGCTAGTTACCCTTGAGCCTAGCCTCGTTTCGGGCTTCCTTCACCCACTCCTTGGTCATAAAGACCTCCTAGATGGCCTACACAAAACAACAGAGGAATGCTTTATCAAATAAGGAAAAGGTGGCCTAACATGGGGTTATTAAGGCATGTTAAGAAGCTTACCAAGGCCAAGTCCCTCTTCAGGGATAGAAAGAGGTCCTGTTGCCTTACATTCTTCAGGGCAGCCATGTCCTTTGGCAGCAGAATGGGCTGCTCCAGGGCGTTGGCAAGATAGTGGGCGTTCCCTCTCTAGAACTCCCTGATGGTGGAGTTCCATGGTATGGCCGCCCCATCTCCTTTGTCCTTGGCCGTCCTTAAAAGCTTAGGAGGAACCTCCTCATTATGAGGGACCAACTCCCCTTCCTCGACCACCTCCTTGtccttctttatctttttcagATTGGCAGGTGTGAAGGGGTTAATTAGAGTAGGGGGAGGAGGGGGAAGAGCAGGAGGGAGCTGAGACCTTGAGTCATCTTTAGGCGCCGACCCCTTGGCCCTGCTAGCAAGGAGTTCGGGAAGACCCTTCTTCCTCTCCAGCGACATTATTTCTTCTTGTTCCTCCTCTGAATCACTAGCTATGCGCATAACAACGAGCCCGGAAGTGCGATCTCCTGAAAATCTGTCAAGCTCGTCTTTCGAGTCCGTGACTTGGATCATAGGCTCTCCCTGctcctttctctcttcctcaagTTGAAATTGGTCTATCTCAACCTTGAGTGACAGACACGAAGAAGCTATCTCTTCTTTTGGAACTGTTGCTTCGCGGGGAGAGCGATGGAAGGGCAGTTCAACTTGCACAGTGCCTTCTTGGGCTAGGAATCCGGGCACCGAGACGTTAATCCGAGCCAAGCGAGGATCACCTGCTCTGATCGCATTGCCTACGTCCTGAAACTTGTCGGATAGAGGCTTGAAGTCAAGGATAAGGTGGACAGCTCTCAATTGTTTGTCCTCGCTCATGAACACCTCTGCTTTCAGTACCCTGTTGAGATCTATAACGTTGACGAAGTTGAGGTTGGGGGCCACGTATCTTTTATCTGCGAAAATagctgagaaagagaaaccaTAGTTAGAAAAACAAGCCCTTTGTCAGAAGGGAACAAAATACTAAAGGAATGAAGAGGGAAGTAAACTACAAAACTAAACCTAAACCTAGAGTACCCCACCTGGTGCTCCCTCCTAGGTTGGGCAGTGAAGACCGTCATGCCATTTACTTGAAGCGATTAGAAAGTCATCTTTCATGTCCTTGTTTGACTTGGGGAGACAGGAGATGAGCCTAACTTCAAAAAACCTAGACTTAAGGTAATAGCCCGATTGTGCAAGTAGATGGCACTCATACATCCACACAACGTCGTGCCAGGTGAGGCCCAACCCCATTTGCTTGTTGAGAGCATCTACACTACCTAGGACCCTAAACAGGTTAGGTGCGCACTGGTGAGAGCATATCTTATGGGCGATCAGGTAGTCCCTGGTCACCCTACCCATGGGAAGCCTCATTCCCCCTTCTATGAGGGCGATCATGGGAACGACGACTTCCCCTTCCTTTCTGTGGGTATGTCACTTACCTAGAGGGAAATATCATAAGGAGACACCCTAGGGAATGTGATGCAGGGCCCTAAACCCCTCCATACCTGCGGGGGTATCTACTAAATGAGCAAACCTACCCATCTAAGCAGACTAAGAAGAAGGGAAAGGAATTTTtgtgaagaaagaaatagaaaacagAAGGCTGAGAAGACTGGCCGAGGAGAAGAGAAACCTAAGAATAAGGGAACTTACAAAAATAAGGGCAAGGGTCTCTTTAGGAGCTTCTTGAAGGTTGAAGACTTGAAAAGTCTTGAAAATTTGATGATTTAGGAAGTCTTGAAAGTTTGAAGATTTGGAAAGTGGGAGAAATGAATCCCCCAAGCGCCTTATATAGGAGGCGGAGTTGGGCGTGAGTTACCCTGCcctaaatttcaagaaaaaatatcatccgTAGGATCTTCATCTCACCGTAGGACGTGGGAGACAAGGTGCTGCATGGAGCATTTAATGAGACGTTACGGACTCCGAAGTGCCAGGAGCAGTTATGGGGCATGTGAAGTGACATTCTCATGTGGGAAAAACAAAGACGCGTGTGGAGTCAATCACTCAGgatcaaaaccccatttttctcctcggataaaagagaaaaactgGAGTTTTGAGGGACTATTGTGGGGTACAGAAATTTAATAAGGTAATCATGCCACGTGTTATACTCAAGGCCGAGGAGGCCAATACAGTTCCGAGGAGCCCATATACTCAGATGGTAAGGTAAGAGAGGCGGGCCATGGCCACGTCAATGGCATATTACAGGAGGGGGCCAACTGTAGAGAAAGAGCTTCAGAGAGAGGGTTAGCTCTGACATGACTAAAGGGATGGTAGCtgccaccacatttaatgcaaCCCACCAAACctcctggccgcatttatgtggagaagacccttgaATAGTGCTACCTTGGTtgctgcaactcacagaaggtttgggaaggtgtctgatgggacaagcactcgagtagtgACCTACATGATCGAtaaatggagggccaagatcagcTAAAAGGGCTATATAACGTAAGAAATCCTCCAGAGAGGGGAAAGGGGAGAACctgtagaaaaagaaaaacactgtagcatgAAGAACGAAAATTGTATTCAAGTCTAAAAGtaatataatcaagaattaCCCTCCTTGGACTTGGACTGAGGAAGAATTTCTTTACATAAAACCTGCTTGTCTTTGTCTTCTTATCATCTTGTCTGTCGTGAGCGTTGTCCAATCCATTGAAGCCTACttttttagcccactctctaaaaattcattgtgttgggctcTTTGGGTATGAATCCTTCtaccttttgggcttaggaaccAAAACCTGCCCCTACacatatcattaaaataaataaacaaaaataactaattCATAGTTACTAACAATCAATTAAAGTAAGCAACTATCTAAATACATAAATCTTAGACATCTAATTTGTTGctcaaaataaattgagaaaataaatcaatctaAATGTACGAAGTTGTATCTCACTATCTTGAtcgcattaaaaaaaaaaaaatgtagaattcaacatttctttctctatttttctaatttcttaaatggcaaaaaaaggGGATttacgaagaaaaaaaaaaatcaaaatctgcACTTTAAAATTGTGATAAAGTCAAAAGCTgcataaaaaaaacatagtgGAGGCTTTAAGGTTATAATACATTAAAAGGACattaagtatatttttttctacaaaaaagTGGGATGTATTGCTGTcagtaaaaggaaaattttgggATAGCATGGGAAAAGAACTCAAAAAAGTGTCGTGAATATTGAATATTGgtaaaaggtaaaaattaagATGAAGTTAGCattcaaaaagaagaagaaggacagATTGGTGTGTCAGAGAGTCTTTTCCTTATTAGGgaaacaacaaaatgtcacaatattttcaaaaaagtcTTATCAATAGTTGTGGTAGGTCCTATtctaatatttcattatttaatttaattttattttgagctACTGAAGATTGAAGTCTCAATTGTTATGAAAACTAGTTGCAGATTTACGTGATGCGTGAGAATTAATATTCATATTGTAATTATGGtataatgtataaatttttttctaaaatttgttgaagataatttgttctccctaaaaattaaaaaaattctaaaattatttttcatatttctatCTCTTCTAaaatatcattctattatttttggtgtgtttgattgatattattccttTATGAGGTGGtccatatttttttgaaattatgatatagtgtgctatttttttttcctatacaattaaactttttaaatttcaaataaattattcaaattcctTATTTTCTTAAAGGAGATTATCATGTTAATCAAATCtcatatcaaaattattttttaatattactcaaataattgataggggtttcttaaaaaaagaaaaaataaattgataggGACATTCAAATGCATAAccaagattgtgttttgatataaattcaaattctcacttccaaaataaaagtattaactcaaaaaaaaaaaaatcaccaccGCACACCTTTAGTGCGGTAGTCAccccacaagtataagtgcttgtgggatGTGGGAGGTAAGGGCTGGGAtttaagtctctaggagggagcttcacatgcatatacacttaaattaagctagagtagaatttttatcttgtatatatatataaaactcaaaca
The DNA window shown above is from Quercus lobata isolate SW786 chromosome 7, ValleyOak3.0 Primary Assembly, whole genome shotgun sequence and carries:
- the LOC115951728 gene encoding uncharacterized protein LOC115951728 — encoded protein: MDWTTLTTDKMIRRQRQAAIFADKRYVAPNLNFVNVIDLNRVLKAEVFMSEDKQLRAVHLILDFKPLSDKFQDVGNAIRAGDPRLARINVSVPGFLAQEGTVQVELPFHRSPREATVPKEEIASSCLSLKVEIDQFQLEEERKEQGEPMIQVTDSKDELDRFSGDRTSGLVVMRIASDSEEEQEEIMSLERKKGLPELLASRAKGSAPKDDSRSQLPPALPPPPPTLINPFTPANLKKIKKDKEVVEEGELVPHNEEVPPKLLRTAKDKGDGAAIPWNSTIREF